ACACGCGtctttaaaaaggaataaCCTTAGTATAATATCGTTCACAAAGCGATTGTTGCAGGTTATCACCCAAAAGAATACTTTATTAGGACAACTGGTATATCAAATGTTGACGATAGcgaacaaaaaaaaatacccCGTAAAAATGCAGTCAAACTTATTCCTTTAGAATTGTTAGTGATGAAATGTAATTTATCGTGCGatagagaaaaatattgagGATGGTTATTAGTAGCTAAATGTAATGTACCTCTAGGTACTTAATGCCATCATTAAGCCATTGTTGCTACTGATTGTACTACTCACACCAAAACCCATTATCCAGAGCAGACCCGTTCAGTAACTTagctttttaatttcattggattttcttttaaatctacctttttcatcattaatTTGATATTTGGCTTCTGTGATGTCCAATCCAGATTGTTTAAGTGTAAGACTGTTGCATGGAGTAACTCGTCCGAATTTGAACCTTTGTCTAACATTCTAACTACTGTAGAAAGCAATTTCATTAGTAAAAACTGCTATTGATAATGACAATGCCGAGCAATATCCTGATGCTTACAAATATTATCAAAGTGCACTAGATTATTTTATGATGGCCCTAAAATGTAAGTTACTCAATAGTTTGAATTAGGGTGAGGATATATTGTCGCAATGATTCATAAggaaatttatatttggATCTACATTTTCAAGTTATTGTTTGCTAATATTtcagatgaaaaaaatgaaaaatctaaagaaataattcgTTCAAAAGTTATCGAATATCTAGATAGAGCGGAGAAGCTCAAGGTTTATTTACAGGagaaaaacaatcaaatttcttcaaaaagtaGAGTCTCTAATGGAAATGTAGAGGGGAGCAATTCTCCAACCGCTAATGAAGCGTTAGACTCTGATGCAAAAAAGTTAAGAAGTGCATTGACTAGTGCAATTTTAGTAGAAAAACCAAACGTTCGTTGGGATGATATAGCGGGACTAGAAAACGCAAAAGAAGCTTTGAAAGAGACAGTTTTGCTACCTATTAAGCTGCCGCAATTATTTTCACACGGTAGAAAGCCTTGGTCAGGAATATTGCTCTATGGTCCTCCTGGTACTGGTAAATCGTACCTTGCAAAAGCAGTCGCTACTGAAGCTGGTTCTACTTTCTTTTCGATTAGCTCCTCAGATTTAGTTAGTAAATGGATGGGTGAAAGCGAAAGGTTTGTTATTCTACGTTAAAACTATTTACtctttaatatttacatGACTAACATTATAGGCTTGTTCGTcaactttttgaaatggCGCGTGAACAAAAACCATCtatcattttcattgatGAAATCGATTCACTGTGCGGAAGCAGAAGCGAAGGTGAGAGTGAATCTTCTCGAAGGATTAAGACAGAATTTTTGGTACAAATGAATGGAGTTGGAAAGGATGAAAGTGGAGTTCTGGTTCTGGGTGCCACGAATATTCCTTGGACTCTTGATTCTGCTATTCGCCGACGTTTCGAAAAGCGTATTTACATTCCCCTGCCTAATGCTCATGCCCGCGCTCGGATGTTCGAGCTTAATGTCGGTAAAATACCTTCGGAACTGACCTCACAAGATTTCAAAGAACTTGCTAAAATGACCGATGGCTACTCGGGTTCAGATATTTCTATTGTTGTTCGTGATGCAATAATGGAGCCTGTAAGACGAATTCACACAGCTACCCATTTCAAAGAGGTATATGATAACAAGTCTAATAGGACCCTTGTAACTCCTTGTTCTCCTGGTGATCCTGATGCATTTGAATCTAGTTGGCTAGAGGTGAATCCTGAAGACATTATGGAACCAAAACTTACTGTTCGAGATTTCTACAGTGCAGTTCGTAAAGTCAAGCCTACGCTTAATGCTGGTGATATAGAAAAGCACACACAATTTACAAAGGACTTTGGAGCAGAGGGATAGTAATATGATAAAGGAGCTATTTTCGCTTAGTTTAATGATACCATTATTGTAAAGAAGTATAATATCATGACTACACTCACAAATGTTGAATCACTTTAGTAAATTATGGAACTAGTAGAATATTGAAGGGAATGTATATTGCTTCGACAATATCTATTAGGGCAATCGGAAATTAGTCTGGGTATGTTTACTCATGCCAGAGAAATATTTTCCATAATCTTAACTGATTTTGAATCAGGATTATAAAAGACAGTATTCGACAAAATTGATATAGAAATCGCATGCTATCAAAAAGTGCAAAGTAGCAACGTACCAAAAACCTTTTCATTCTCGGAGGTAATCGGTATACGTCGCAGGCACGTATTATACGaacaacaaaagaaaagcatgaaaaaatgttgaaaCAAAACCGCCTAGCGTGACTTTTATAATAAGTCAACAAATAATGCTAATTACGAGGAATATTCCTAAAAGCAAGTTACATTGTGTAATATGCGTGAAGTAGGGAATAATCAATCTGCTGCAGACACAGCCTCCTTATGATCATCCGCAACATCTTTGTTAGAATTTACGATATCGGTTTCACTTGAAGAATTTTCCTCCTCGGCTTTATGAGGGAAAAAGTGTTCTTTCCATCTGAACCCAGCTGCAAGGGATCCGTTGGTGGAATCATCTTCCTTAGAATTTTCATTCGCATCTTTGTCATATCCATCAGATCCATTTAACTTTACTTGATGAAAATTAGGTGGGACAATAACTTTCTTATTGTTATCGCCACTACGCCATCCTGGGCCATGATTTTCGGCATACTCAGGAGGAGCGCAGGGTCCGTCGTTAGCGGCAACTCTATCTGCAATCTTCTTATACCATGCTGATTTATCGTTTTCTTGCAATAAGGCAACTATACAAACAGTCATGTTGTCACAACCAAGGCCGGTAGTTTCGGTGTCACTGGCTATGCAGTTAtccattaaattttcagcAATCTTCTCAAGAGAGGTTCCAGCAACTATGCCACGTCTAACAAACTCGATCACTTGCTGCGAAGTCTTGCAATCCCAAATACCATCACAAGCGAGTACGACGAATTCATCATCGTCAGTAATCTCATGTACAACAACATCCGGTAAGGCAGTAactatttgtttttctggTTCTAAATTACTGTTTTTGAACTCAAAATCACCGATAGCTCTTGACAAAGCCAAATTTCCATTTACACGGCCAAAGTCTACAAAGCCACCAGCCGCACAAATACGGGCTTTTTCGGCTTCATTTGAAGGCTTATGGTCTGCTGATAGAGGTTTTGCAATTCCCTTACTGCCAAGGACAGTTCTTGAGTCACCGGCATTAGCCTACACAATTAGTAAGACTAAACAACTTCCAAGACTTACACAATAAAGTTTATTTCCAACACGAAGAACAACAGTGGCCGTGCAACCTGATGGATCCGTATGAAATTGATCATCTGTCAAAATAGTTAGCAAAATGCAATGTAGTGAAAtgacaaattttttttctgaaacCAAACTAAATGTAACAACTTTTCAACATCAAGAGGTAAACATTTCTATTATCTTGGTAACAATTTTTCTAAGCATTAACTAGacaaaagaacaaaaaatctataaaaatttcaaacacaaaattcatcaattttttggCGACTTTAAAATGGTTATGATATCAATGAAAACAACTTTATCATTGTTAACAACAAACTTACCATCCAAAATAGCTTTATCagcatttaaaaatgaagatttcAAAGCATTAACAAAATCGCCTTTCTGAAAATCAGGATTCTTTTCAAGAATCTGAGGAAGATTGCTTCCACACCATTTCGCGACTTTGTCTCCACCGTGGCCGTCATAAACCGCAAAAAAGTCGACCGGGTCTTTTACTGCAGAGCACTCCATTGAAAGTATAGCAGAATGAGCATCTTCCATTGAGATACGCCATCCTTGCATGCTTGAAAGTCCATAAAGGACGAACTCATTGCTCCCGTTCACCGAGTGCTTCTCGGTGACTGGCTCTGATAATGTCTGACCCATTGACAGCTCTTGCTAATAGATGACACAAATTTTCacgttttctttttgtgtCGCTTCAAAACGGGTTATGTAGTAGTGATAGGTAAATCGCTAGTAGGTGGTGGAGCTTGTCGGAGGGAGTGTTGTGGCACCCTCTACAACTACATCACCACCGTGGAGACGAACGATAGTTGTTAAAAGACTATGGAAGGTAACAAGATTAGCAGTAGTCAAGGCATATATGTAAACAACAGAATAAATGGTATCAAGGACTAAATActtataaatttcaaatgttcattaaaaaacatgtGTAAACATAGCATATCCtataaattgatttttcaatgGTTTGCATTTTACTATGACTACAATAGAGACAAAAACAACGCTGAGTAGAATGCCCCAACAAATTCAGCAACTTGattcagaaaaaatttctattaggcaaaaatgatattattttgattcaattaaaaattccatTGGATTTAATAAATGACCAAATAAATTCTACTTattagaaagaaaattgaaatagAACTATTTGATAGGAGTAATAAATCTTAGCAATAGCAAGTAGGATAACAGTTTTATAACAACATCAACAATGAAGATATACataactttgaaaaatagCACAAGAAGCTAATCTTTACGTTGCTCACTTTTAGCAAGTCCTTCAGCTAAACCTGTATAGTAGCCCGCATAGTACCAGCTCATGATAAGCTTTTTGTAAGTCTCGTCTAAATCATTATGTTAATAATAGAGAGtcataaattttcttaGAAGACCTTTTACTTACCATATGTTAACCCTCTTATAGGGGGAGGAACTTCCATAAACTCTTGATGTGTCTCTGCTGCCCTTGTTTCAGGCTTTTCGTCGCTAAGGCCTTTATTATCTGCAAACTGTTGGATATGTGTATCTCCTTCCAATGTCGTCTCTGTTTGCTGATTTATCATCTGCTCACCTTCTTCTAGCTTACTTATTGATTCTTCTGTCCGTGCAGCtgaaattaatttttcacCATCTAGCCTAGAATCCGGGTCCGATACTCCTCCCTTTGCTTCAATACTATGATACTTTTTGAATTCATGTAAAGCGGTTTCAAAGGCATTTCTGAGCTCTGAATCATCCCACACTTCTTTTTGGCTCTGGTCCATTTTTGGTACAAGTTGTAGATAATCTATTCCTGTATGTCTTTCTTTGTACCTTAAGAAAGCTTTATTAACAAGTAGTTTCCAACTTTGTTAACTCTTATATTAAttgaatattattaaagtgaaaatattgtttataAAGCACAACGCGTATAACGATAAACAGTTTGAGCTCGGCGATTCCGCTTACTACAACAATTATAATCTGCTGTGGT
This portion of the Schizosaccharomyces pombe strain 972h- genome assembly, chromosome: I genome encodes:
- the vps4 gene encoding AAA family ATPase Vps4; translation: MSNPDCLSKAISLVKTAIDNDNAEQYPDAYKYYQSALDYFMMALKYEKNEKSKEIIRSKVIEYLDRAEKLKVYLQEKNNQISSKSRVSNGNVEGSNSPTANEALDSDAKKLRSALTSAILVEKPNVRWDDIAGLENAKEALKETVLLPIKLPQLFSHGRKPWSGILLYGPPGTGKSYLAKAVATEAGSTFFSISSSDLVSKWMGESERLVRQLFEMAREQKPSIIFIDEIDSLCGSRSEGESESSRRIKTEFLVQMNGVGKDESGVLVLGATNIPWTLDSAIRRRFEKRIYIPLPNAHARARMFELNVGKIPSELTSQDFKELAKMTDGYSGSDISIVVRDAIMEPVRRIHTATHFKEVYDNKSNRTLVTPCSPGDPDAFESSWLEVNPEDIMEPKLTVRDFYSAVRKVKPTLNAGDIEKHTQFTKDFGAEG
- the smn1 gene encoding SMN complex subunit Smn1/Gem1: MDQSQKEVWDDSELRNAFETALHEFKKYHSIEAKGGVSDPDSRLDGEKLISAARTEESISKLEEGEQMINQQTETTLEGDTHIQQFADNKGLSDEKPETRAAETHQEFMEVPPPIRGLTYDETYKKLIMSWYYAGYYTGLAEGLAKSEQRKD
- the ptc3 gene encoding protein phosphatase PP2C catalytic subunit Ptc3 — encoded protein: MGQTLSEPVTEKHSVNGSNEFVLYGLSSMQGWRISMEDAHSAILSMECSAVKDPVDFFAVYDGHGGDKVAKWCGSNLPQILEKNPDFQKGDFVNALKSSFLNADKAILDDDQFHTDPSGCTATVVLRVGNKLYCANAGDSRTVLGSKGIAKPLSADHKPSNEAEKARICAAGGFVDFGRVNGNLALSRAIGDFEFKNSNLEPEKQIVTALPDVVVHEITDDDEFVVLACDGIWDCKTSQQVIEFVRRGIVAGTSLEKIAENLMDNCIASDTETTGLGCDNMTVCIVALLQENDKSAWYKKIADRVAANDGPCAPPEYAENHGPGWRSGDNNKKVIVPPNFHQVKLNGSDGYDKDANENSKEDDSTNGSLAAGFRWKEHFFPHKAEEENSSSETDIVNSNKDVADDHKEAVSAAD